One genomic window of Mauremys mutica isolate MM-2020 ecotype Southern chromosome 5, ASM2049712v1, whole genome shotgun sequence includes the following:
- the SPRY1 gene encoding protein sprouty homolog 1: MEPQSQHGSGGSLVVIQQPSLDSRQRLDYEREIQSNAILSLDQIKAIRGSNEYTEGPSVVKKSGPRTAPRQEKHERTHEIIPINVNNNYEHRPSHLGPVAHQHNVRAPVLSRSTSTGSAASSGSNSSASSEQGLLGRSPLSRPGSSHRSERTIRTQPKQSSLMVDDLKGPLKEDLTQHKFICEQCGKCKCGECTDPRALPSCLACNRKCLCSAESMVEYSTCMCLIKGIFYHCSNDDEGDSYADNPCSCSQAHCCSRYLCMGAMSLFLPCLLCYPPAKGCLKLCRGCYDRINRPGCRCKNSNTVYCKLESCPSRSQGKPS, translated from the coding sequence ATGGAGCCCCAAAGTCAACATGGCAGTGGCGGTTCATTAGTTGTGATCCAGCAGCCTTCCTTGGACAGCAGGCAAAGGTTGGACTATGAAAGAGAAATTCAGTCGAATGCTATCTTGTCATTGGACCAGATCAAAGCCATAAGGGGCAGCAATGAGTATACCGAAGGCCCATCTGTGGTGAAAAAGTCTGGTCCACGGACAGCACCAAGACAAGAAAAGCATGAAAGGACTCATGAAATCATACCAATTAATGTGAATAATAATTATGAGCACAGACCCAGCCACTTGGGACCCGTGGCACACCAACATAACGTAAGGGCTCCTGTGTTGAGCAGATCAACTAGCACTGGAAGTGCGGCTAGTTCTGGAAGCAACAGCAGTGCTTCTTCAGAGCAGGGGTTGTTGGGAAGATCGCCCCTATCTAGGCCAGGTTCAAGCCACAGATCTGAAAGGACAATCCGGACGCAGCCCAAGCAGTCATCTTTGATGGTAGATGATCTGAAGGGTCCCTTGAAAGAGGACTTGACGCAGCACAAGTTTATCTGTGAACAGTGTGGGAAGTGCAAATGTGGTGAGTGCACAGACCCAAGGGCCTTACCTTCTTGTCTGGCCTGCAACAGGAAGTGCTTGTGCTCTGCAGAGAGCATGGTGGAGTACAGTACCTGCATGTGCCTGATCAAAGGGATCTTCTACCACTGTTCCAATGATGATGAAGGGGACTCGTATGCGGATAATCCCTGCTCTTGTTCCCAGGCACATTGCTGTTCTAGGTACCTGTGCATGGGAGCAATGTCCTTGTTTTTGCCTTGCTTGCTCTGCTATCCTCCTGCTAAGGGATGCCTGAAGCTGTGTCGTGGGTGTTATGACCGGATCAATCGTCCTGGTTGCCGATGTAAGAACTCCAACACTGTCTATTGTAAACTGGAGAGCTGCCCATCACGGAGTCAGGGGAAGCCCTCATAA